A portion of the Streptomyces sp. NBC_00376 genome contains these proteins:
- a CDS encoding type I polyketide synthase encodes MGKHADIVKPLPELLGHHARRLGDKVGFEDRLRRVTYRELERRTARLAGHLAGLGLERGDRVAVLLGNRVEAVESLLAVTRASGVGVPLDPGNSVEELARLLDDSAARVLITDDVCLARRRTLPLRPGLIVVVAEGGAEDGGWDSDSGAELAERVEPAGEVGGVGGRPAGVAGAAGVLRFEELAGTEPRTSARDDLALDEVAWLLYTSGSSGVPKGVLSTQRNRLSPVATGLVGVLGLSEQDRVLWPLPLHHAMSQIVCFLGVTAVGASAVLLPRFSVSGVLGELRREEDSFTLLGGVPTTYSALLDAVRGESGGLGGSALRGCVSGGAAAGPGFHESFEAICGVPYLEHYGSTEAGPVTMSAPDGATASEACGRVLPGTRVRVGGGPDGRDTGEGELWVNGPGVMAGYHGRPEATAGVLRDGWFRTGDLARIDGSGALAITGRASDLIIRGGVNIHPSEVEAVLRRLPGVADAAVAGRPHPAFGEVPVGYLVAEPGGVLDRGRILAACRAELSGSKVPVELFEVEDLPRTSSGKILRRDLAGLPARALGAEATGNGKPSEGLLALVRSEVAAVLGCTARAVEPSTALRDLGMDSLTATVLRERLSAATGLPLSEAVAFDFPTAEALAAHLGERNALAPAGAGPVDRSAARSDDDPVVIVGMACRYPGDVTSPEELWQLVAEGRDAIGPFPTDRGWDVDALYDPDPGRPGRTYVREGGFLSGADRFDPAFFGISPREALAMDPQHRLLLEVAWEAFEYAGLVPGTLRGSATGVYVGLMYSDYARRLARTPEQVEGYLGLGNAGSVASGRIAYAFGLEGPALTVDTACSSSLVALHLAAQALRRGECAFALAGGATVMSGPSSFVEFSRQRALAPDGRCKAFGASADGTGWAEGAGMLLLSRLSEARRAGLPVLAVVRGSAVNQDGASNGLTAPHGPAQQRVIRQALADAGLNPGDIDAVEAHGTGTRLGDVIEAEAFLATYGRQERERPLRLGSVKSNIGHTQAAAGVAGVIKMVQAMRHGVLPRTLHADEPTPRVDWSAGRIALLSRAVEWPATDRRRRVGVSSFGISGTNAHVVLEEPPGNREAAALCVVAGGGAASSSRVGPGVESECAARPERAAVAFPVSARSVPGLRAQARRLYDHVAAAPDTSLVDIGYSLATTRAALEHRAVVVARDRAKLLGSLRAVAEGGNRSGVHTGTSRHHGSTAFLFTGQGSQRSGMGRESYESRDLYPAFARSLDECCALLDPLLPVPLRDVMFAGPGTEKGALLDTTRFAQPALFALETALFRQFEAWGVRPGLVAGHSVGEVTAAHAAGVLSLADACTLVAARGRLMDALPPGGAMAAVAAGADEVAGHLSGVGSAVEIAAVNGPASVVVSGDESAVREVAAHFRERGRSVTPLRVGHAFHSARMEPVLAEFADVVGRLSFAAPHLPLITAVPGRAATAEEVRAPEFWVDHVRRPVRFADSVAYLGEQGAAHYVELGPDGVLTGLVRDCLAVSGPGPDADGTDGGPDAGEAGGGEWGPVPLVLPTLRRTRPEADALLDTLAALHAHGVPVDWRAALAGSGGRRVALPTYAFQRRRYWLEAVPELPPASPAAEAAHPFLRSGTRTADDDGLLLSGLLSVRDQPWLADHVVAGEILLPATAFLEMAVHAGELMGAAVLDELVLTAPLPLHSDDAVALQVRVAGADETGRRAVLFHSRPHTPAGDGPWLRNAVGTLSPTRPPADRTTAEGETAGETGGAPRPDASWPPEGAMPLHADGPGTGPYDQLAAEGLRYGPAFRGMRAAWRHREELYADVALPEAVRAAHREAGGPEFVLHPALLDAALHALALDGLAANVSGAAGPADGGSSLPFAFSGVRVHIAGVQRLRVRVAPGPDGRAAVELTDETGSPVATVRSLALRPLPRTEFGSGSTAADAVTGALHRTDWVAMAEPSPPVTLPRWGVLGAAGTWLVDALAPPGSGVPVYPDPAACDASSAVVVAPCPLPGTAGDDQDQAAGLLRAADRALRLVQEWLAEPRLSRSRLVLVTSGAVAPAGDGFPTDDAAGRGSDDRSGETGPVPLHTPVWGLVRSALRENPGRFAVIDVDEHPDSWSALPGLLAASVPEAAVRRGAVYVPKLVPLPAEAAPKPRKGRTLDPEGTVLVTGGTGSLGMLVARHLVTAHGVRHLLLAGRRGPDAPGARELVSELYEAGARVTVHACDVADRTALAALLDAVPAAHPLTGVVHTAGVLDDGVVAALTTDRVRRVMRPKADAALALHELTRGHDLAVFALFSSVAGAFGSAGQANYAAANCVLDALARHRGRLGLPGTSIVWGPWQQNDGMMTHLGNADRQRMARSGFGPLGPEEGLALFDAAVAGDEPVVVAARLAPAALRSGDTAANRLRSPAEDENYAGDGGGDRLGRLPTGASSGEMGKVLLTKVRTLAARVLGHREEASEIDEDALLADLGLDSLAAVDLRNELAAWTGLALPSTLLFDFPTPRALAVELTRRYAAEAPSAGAASDARTRPGAVGSPGSPELSGRSADDDPGSSAGGRPGAGAPPDVRGRVTEASHAEESPDSLGALFRTACARGRSWDGMVLLTVAARLRPVFDGTGAPGTTHEPVMLAAGGTGSRLVCSPALSALSGPQEYARLGAGLRGLRPVSAVRHPGFEPREALPATLDAFVTAQVAAVRAASAEGPPVLLGRSAGGWVAHAVAERLESEGAAPAAVVLVDTYPPGHGDRGQALSAMTSDMLRRAAEFASASTDRLTAMAGYFELFSGWKPAPLACPTLYVRARDLLPGADPAPDWSLPHAEITVPGDHFTMLEEHARSTALAIHEWLGNRF; translated from the coding sequence GTGGGTAAGCACGCCGACATCGTCAAACCACTGCCGGAACTGCTCGGGCACCACGCCCGGCGCCTCGGCGACAAGGTCGGTTTCGAGGACCGGCTCAGGCGTGTGACCTACCGGGAGCTGGAACGGAGGACTGCGCGGCTGGCCGGCCATCTGGCCGGACTCGGTCTGGAGCGTGGTGACCGGGTGGCCGTGCTGCTCGGCAACCGTGTCGAGGCGGTCGAGAGCCTGCTCGCCGTCACCCGGGCGAGCGGCGTGGGTGTGCCGCTGGACCCCGGGAACTCAGTGGAAGAGCTGGCCCGCCTGCTGGACGACAGCGCGGCACGGGTGCTCATCACGGATGATGTCTGCCTGGCGCGGCGGCGAACGCTGCCGTTGCGCCCCGGGTTGATCGTGGTGGTGGCCGAAGGCGGTGCCGAGGACGGGGGCTGGGACTCGGATTCGGGCGCGGAACTCGCGGAACGCGTGGAGCCGGCGGGCGAGGTCGGCGGAGTCGGGGGCCGGCCCGCCGGGGTGGCGGGCGCGGCCGGCGTTCTGCGGTTCGAGGAGTTGGCGGGTACCGAGCCGAGGACGTCGGCCCGGGACGATCTCGCGCTGGACGAAGTGGCCTGGCTGCTCTACACCTCGGGCTCCTCCGGTGTGCCCAAGGGCGTGCTGTCCACCCAGCGCAACCGGCTCTCGCCGGTCGCGACGGGCCTGGTCGGTGTTCTGGGCCTGTCCGAACAGGACCGTGTGCTGTGGCCGTTGCCCCTCCATCATGCGATGAGCCAGATCGTGTGTTTCCTCGGGGTGACCGCGGTGGGGGCGAGCGCGGTGCTGCTGCCCCGGTTCTCGGTGTCGGGGGTGCTCGGCGAACTGCGGCGTGAGGAAGACTCGTTCACCTTGCTCGGCGGGGTTCCGACCACGTACTCGGCGCTGCTCGACGCGGTCCGGGGCGAGAGCGGCGGTCTCGGCGGCTCCGCGCTGCGGGGTTGTGTCAGTGGTGGCGCGGCGGCTGGTCCCGGGTTCCACGAGTCCTTCGAGGCGATCTGTGGTGTGCCCTATCTGGAGCATTACGGCAGCACGGAGGCGGGCCCGGTCACCATGTCGGCGCCGGACGGAGCGACGGCGTCCGAGGCGTGCGGGCGAGTGCTGCCCGGCACCCGGGTCCGGGTCGGCGGGGGTCCGGACGGCCGGGACACCGGCGAGGGCGAGTTGTGGGTCAACGGGCCCGGGGTGATGGCCGGTTACCACGGCAGGCCGGAAGCCACCGCGGGGGTACTGCGCGACGGCTGGTTCCGCACGGGTGACCTGGCCAGGATCGATGGCTCCGGTGCGCTGGCGATCACCGGCCGGGCGAGCGATCTGATCATCCGGGGCGGGGTGAACATCCACCCTTCGGAGGTGGAGGCCGTGCTGCGGCGGCTGCCCGGGGTGGCGGACGCCGCCGTGGCCGGACGTCCGCACCCCGCCTTCGGCGAGGTGCCGGTCGGCTATCTGGTCGCCGAGCCCGGCGGCGTACTGGACCGGGGACGCATCCTCGCCGCCTGTCGTGCGGAACTGTCCGGTTCCAAGGTGCCTGTCGAGCTGTTCGAGGTGGAGGACCTTCCCCGTACCTCTTCCGGGAAGATCCTGCGACGGGATCTCGCCGGTCTGCCCGCACGGGCGCTGGGCGCGGAGGCCACCGGCAACGGGAAGCCGTCGGAGGGCCTGCTCGCCCTGGTGCGGAGCGAGGTGGCGGCCGTGCTCGGCTGTACGGCTCGGGCGGTGGAGCCGAGTACCGCGCTGCGGGACCTGGGCATGGACTCCCTCACGGCCACGGTGCTGCGGGAGCGATTGTCGGCCGCGACCGGTCTGCCGCTCTCCGAGGCCGTCGCCTTCGACTTTCCCACGGCCGAGGCGCTCGCCGCCCACCTCGGGGAACGGAACGCCCTCGCACCGGCCGGCGCCGGGCCGGTGGACCGGAGTGCGGCCCGGTCGGACGACGATCCCGTGGTGATCGTGGGGATGGCCTGCCGCTACCCCGGGGACGTGACCTCGCCCGAGGAGCTGTGGCAGCTGGTGGCCGAGGGGCGGGACGCCATCGGCCCCTTCCCCACCGACCGGGGCTGGGACGTCGACGCGCTCTACGACCCGGACCCCGGGCGGCCCGGGAGGACGTACGTGCGCGAGGGCGGTTTCCTCTCCGGTGCGGACCGCTTCGACCCCGCCTTCTTCGGCATCTCGCCCCGCGAGGCCCTGGCCATGGACCCGCAGCACCGGTTGCTGCTCGAAGTGGCGTGGGAGGCTTTCGAGTACGCCGGTCTTGTCCCGGGCACTCTGCGCGGCTCGGCGACCGGTGTGTACGTCGGACTGATGTACAGCGACTACGCGCGCCGTCTGGCAAGGACACCCGAGCAGGTCGAGGGGTACCTCGGCCTCGGCAACGCCGGAAGCGTCGCCTCGGGCCGCATCGCGTACGCCTTCGGCCTCGAAGGCCCGGCCCTCACCGTGGACACGGCGTGTTCCTCGTCCCTGGTGGCCCTGCATCTGGCGGCCCAGGCGCTGCGCCGGGGTGAGTGTGCCTTCGCGTTGGCCGGTGGCGCCACGGTGATGTCGGGGCCCTCGTCGTTCGTGGAGTTCAGTCGCCAGCGGGCGCTGGCGCCGGACGGCCGCTGCAAGGCGTTCGGTGCGTCCGCCGACGGCACGGGGTGGGCCGAGGGTGCCGGAATGCTGCTGCTGAGCCGGTTGTCCGAGGCTCGCCGCGCCGGGCTTCCGGTACTGGCCGTGGTGCGCGGCTCGGCGGTGAACCAGGACGGGGCGAGCAATGGGCTGACCGCGCCGCACGGACCGGCGCAGCAGCGGGTGATCCGGCAGGCGCTGGCGGACGCGGGATTGAATCCCGGGGACATCGACGCGGTGGAGGCACACGGCACCGGCACCCGGCTGGGGGACGTCATCGAGGCGGAGGCCTTCCTCGCGACGTACGGGCGGCAGGAGCGGGAGCGTCCCCTCCGGCTCGGCTCGGTGAAGTCGAACATCGGTCACACCCAGGCCGCTGCCGGAGTGGCCGGGGTGATCAAGATGGTCCAGGCGATGCGGCACGGTGTGCTGCCGCGTACCTTGCACGCCGACGAGCCGACGCCCCGGGTCGACTGGTCGGCGGGGCGGATCGCGCTGCTGAGCCGGGCGGTGGAGTGGCCTGCGACGGACCGTCGGCGCCGGGTGGGGGTGTCGTCGTTCGGGATCAGCGGCACCAATGCCCATGTGGTGCTGGAAGAGCCTCCGGGCAACAGGGAGGCCGCAGCGCTGTGTGTTGTGGCGGGCGGCGGGGCCGCGAGCAGCAGCCGTGTCGGGCCCGGGGTGGAGTCGGAGTGTGCGGCGCGTCCTGAGCGGGCCGCGGTGGCCTTTCCGGTGTCGGCGAGGAGCGTGCCGGGGCTGCGGGCCCAGGCGCGACGGCTGTACGACCATGTGGCCGCCGCTCCCGACACGTCCCTGGTGGACATCGGGTACTCCCTCGCCACCACGCGTGCGGCCCTGGAGCACCGGGCCGTGGTGGTGGCCCGGGACCGTGCGAAGCTGCTCGGCTCCCTGCGGGCCGTGGCCGAGGGCGGCAACCGGTCCGGAGTGCATACGGGCACGTCCCGCCATCACGGCTCGACAGCCTTCCTGTTCACCGGTCAGGGCAGTCAACGTTCCGGCATGGGCCGCGAGTCGTACGAGTCACGCGACCTGTACCCGGCCTTCGCCCGTTCGTTGGACGAGTGCTGTGCCCTGCTCGACCCACTGCTGCCGGTGCCCCTGCGGGACGTCATGTTCGCCGGGCCCGGTACGGAGAAGGGCGCGTTGCTGGACACGACCCGGTTCGCGCAGCCGGCGCTCTTCGCTCTGGAGACCGCGCTGTTCCGGCAGTTCGAGGCGTGGGGAGTACGCCCCGGTCTGGTGGCCGGGCACTCGGTGGGCGAGGTGACGGCGGCGCACGCCGCCGGGGTGTTGTCCCTCGCGGACGCGTGCACGCTGGTGGCGGCCCGGGGCCGGCTGATGGACGCGCTGCCTCCGGGTGGCGCGATGGCGGCCGTGGCCGCGGGCGCGGACGAGGTGGCCGGCCACCTCTCCGGGGTCGGGAGCGCGGTGGAGATCGCCGCGGTCAACGGGCCTGCGTCGGTGGTGGTCTCCGGTGACGAGTCCGCGGTGCGGGAGGTGGCCGCGCACTTCCGGGAGCGGGGCCGTTCGGTGACGCCGCTGCGGGTCGGTCATGCCTTCCACTCCGCCCGGATGGAGCCCGTGCTGGCCGAGTTCGCGGACGTGGTCGGGCGCTTGTCCTTCGCCGCACCGCACCTGCCTCTGATCACCGCTGTACCGGGCCGGGCGGCCACCGCCGAGGAGGTGCGCGCACCGGAATTCTGGGTGGACCATGTCCGCCGTCCGGTCCGCTTCGCCGATTCGGTGGCATACCTGGGTGAGCAAGGCGCGGCGCACTACGTCGAACTGGGGCCGGACGGCGTGCTCACCGGCCTGGTGCGTGATTGCCTCGCCGTGTCCGGGCCGGGCCCGGACGCGGACGGCACGGACGGCGGACCGGACGCGGGCGAAGCGGGCGGTGGTGAGTGGGGCCCGGTACCGCTGGTTCTGCCGACACTGCGCAGGACGCGGCCGGAGGCGGATGCCCTGCTCGACACGCTGGCCGCGCTGCACGCCCATGGTGTTCCCGTCGACTGGCGGGCTGCCCTCGCCGGGAGCGGCGGGCGGCGCGTCGCGCTGCCCACGTACGCCTTCCAGCGCCGCCGGTACTGGCTGGAGGCCGTCCCGGAGCTTCCGCCCGCCTCCCCGGCGGCCGAGGCCGCCCATCCGTTCCTGCGGTCGGGCACCCGTACGGCCGACGACGACGGGCTGCTGCTGAGCGGGTTGCTCTCGGTGCGGGACCAGCCGTGGCTTGCCGACCATGTGGTGGCCGGGGAGATCTTGCTTCCTGCGACCGCCTTCCTCGAAATGGCCGTCCATGCGGGCGAGTTGATGGGCGCCGCTGTCCTGGACGAGCTCGTTCTGACCGCACCGCTGCCGTTGCACTCGGACGATGCCGTCGCCCTGCAGGTGAGGGTGGCGGGGGCGGACGAAACGGGGCGTCGGGCTGTGCTCTTCCACTCCCGTCCGCATACTCCGGCGGGTGACGGTCCCTGGCTCCGTAACGCCGTCGGCACTCTTTCGCCGACGCGGCCGCCCGCGGACCGGACAACGGCCGAAGGTGAGACCGCGGGCGAGACCGGCGGCGCGCCCCGGCCTGACGCGTCCTGGCCGCCGGAGGGGGCGATGCCGCTGCACGCCGACGGCCCGGGGACGGGGCCGTACGATCAACTGGCCGCCGAAGGGCTGCGATACGGCCCCGCCTTCCGGGGCATGCGTGCCGCCTGGAGGCACCGGGAGGAGTTGTACGCGGACGTCGCGCTGCCTGAAGCTGTCCGGGCCGCGCACCGGGAGGCGGGCGGTCCTGAGTTCGTCCTGCATCCCGCGCTGCTCGACGCGGCGCTCCACGCCCTGGCCCTGGACGGCCTGGCCGCGAACGTGTCCGGGGCGGCCGGACCGGCGGACGGCGGGTCGTCCCTGCCGTTCGCCTTCAGCGGGGTGCGTGTACACATCGCCGGTGTGCAGCGCTTGCGAGTGCGGGTGGCCCCCGGTCCGGACGGTCGGGCCGCAGTGGAGCTGACCGACGAGACGGGCTCGCCGGTGGCGACGGTCCGTTCACTGGCGCTCCGGCCCCTTCCGCGTACCGAATTCGGCTCCGGCTCAACGGCGGCGGACGCGGTCACCGGTGCTCTCCACCGGACGGACTGGGTGGCGATGGCCGAGCCGTCCCCGCCCGTGACGCTGCCCCGCTGGGGGGTTCTGGGCGCGGCAGGCACATGGCTGGTGGATGCTCTCGCGCCGCCCGGTTCCGGTGTCCCGGTGTACCCCGACCCGGCGGCGTGCGACGCGTCTTCGGCCGTCGTCGTGGCACCGTGCCCACTGCCGGGCACGGCCGGCGATGACCAGGACCAGGCTGCCGGTCTGCTGCGGGCGGCGGACCGGGCACTGAGGCTCGTGCAGGAGTGGCTCGCCGAGCCGCGCCTGTCCCGTTCCCGTCTCGTCCTCGTGACGTCCGGTGCCGTCGCTCCGGCAGGTGACGGTTTCCCCACGGACGATGCCGCCGGTCGCGGGAGTGACGACCGGTCCGGCGAGACAGGGCCCGTACCGTTGCACACCCCGGTGTGGGGTCTGGTCCGTTCGGCGCTGCGGGAGAATCCGGGCCGCTTCGCCGTCATCGACGTGGACGAACACCCCGACTCGTGGAGCGCCCTTCCCGGCCTGCTGGCCGCCTCGGTACCGGAGGCGGCCGTACGCCGGGGGGCGGTGTACGTACCGAAGCTGGTGCCGCTGCCGGCCGAGGCGGCACCGAAGCCACGGAAGGGGCGGACCCTCGACCCGGAGGGGACCGTCCTGGTCACCGGCGGCACCGGTTCCCTGGGGATGCTGGTGGCTCGGCACCTGGTCACCGCTCACGGTGTCCGGCACCTGCTGCTCGCCGGCCGACGCGGGCCGGACGCTCCGGGCGCCCGTGAACTCGTCTCGGAGCTGTACGAGGCGGGCGCCCGGGTGACCGTTCACGCCTGTGATGTCGCGGACCGGACCGCGCTCGCGGCCCTGCTCGACGCGGTGCCGGCGGCCCACCCGCTGACGGGTGTCGTGCACACCGCGGGAGTACTGGACGACGGTGTCGTCGCGGCGCTCACCACGGACCGGGTGAGGCGGGTGATGCGCCCCAAGGCGGACGCCGCCCTCGCTCTGCACGAACTGACCCGGGGTCATGACCTGGCCGTGTTCGCGTTGTTCTCCTCGGTGGCGGGCGCCTTCGGCTCCGCCGGCCAGGCCAACTACGCCGCGGCCAATTGTGTGTTGGATGCCCTGGCGCGGCACCGCGGGCGGCTCGGGCTGCCCGGCACGTCGATCGTCTGGGGCCCCTGGCAGCAGAACGACGGCATGATGACCCACCTCGGCAACGCGGACCGGCAGCGGATGGCCCGTTCCGGGTTCGGCCCGCTCGGGCCGGAAGAGGGCTTGGCGCTCTTCGACGCGGCCGTGGCCGGCGACGAACCCGTGGTGGTGGCGGCCCGCCTCGCCCCGGCCGCTCTCCGCAGCGGTGACACGGCGGCGAACCGGCTCCGCTCCCCAGCCGAGGACGAAAACTACGCGGGCGACGGGGGCGGGGACCGGCTCGGCCGGTTGCCGACGGGTGCTTCGTCCGGAGAGATGGGCAAGGTGCTGCTCACGAAGGTCCGGACGCTGGCGGCCCGCGTCCTGGGCCATCGGGAGGAGGCGAGCGAGATCGACGAGGACGCCCTGCTGGCGGACCTGGGGCTGGATTCCCTGGCCGCGGTCGATCTGCGCAATGAGCTCGCGGCGTGGACGGGGCTCGCACTGCCGTCCACGCTGCTGTTCGACTTCCCGACGCCGCGCGCGCTCGCCGTCGAGCTGACGCGGCGGTACGCCGCCGAGGCACCATCTGCGGGTGCCGCGTCCGACGCCCGGACACGGCCCGGGGCCGTCGGCTCTCCGGGCTCCCCGGAACTTTCCGGACGGTCGGCGGACGACGATCCGGGAAGCAGCGCGGGAGGACGCCCTGGGGCGGGCGCTCCGCCGGACGTCCGGGGGCGGGTCACCGAAGCATCGCACGCCGAGGAGTCTCCGGACTCCCTGGGCGCGCTCTTCCGTACCGCATGCGCCCGGGGCCGGAGCTGGGACGGCATGGTGCTCCTCACCGTCGCCGCGCGCCTGCGCCCGGTCTTCGACGGGACCGGGGCTCCCGGCACGACGCACGAACCCGTCATGCTCGCGGCGGGCGGTACGGGGTCCCGGCTGGTCTGCTCCCCCGCGCTCAGCGCACTGTCCGGACCGCAGGAGTACGCGCGTCTCGGTGCCGGGCTACGCGGGCTGCGGCCGGTTTCTGCGGTGCGGCACCCGGGGTTCGAGCCCCGCGAGGCGCTGCCCGCCACACTGGACGCGTTCGTCACGGCCCAGGTCGCCGCTGTTCGCGCGGCCTCGGCCGAAGGCCCTCCGGTACTGCTGGGGCGGTCCGCCGGTGGCTGGGTGGCCCACGCCGTGGCCGAGCGTCTGGAGTCCGAGGGTGCCGCCCCGGCCGCCGTCGTCCTGGTGGACACCTATCCGCCCGGTCACGGCGACCGGGGACAGGCGCTTTCCGCGATGACGTCGGACATGCTGCGCCGGGCGGCGGAGTTCGCCTCCGCCAGTACCGACCGGCTCACCGCCATGGCCGGATACTTCGAGCTCTTCAGCGGCTGGAAACCCGCTCCGCTTGCCTGTCCCACCCTGTACGTACGAGCCCGGGACCTGCTGCCCGGCGCCGATCCCGCCCCGGACTGGAGCCTGCCGCACGCAGAGATCACCGTGCCGGGGGACCACTTCACCATGTTGGAGGAGCACGCCCGTAGCACCGCGCTCGCCATCCACGAGTGGCTCGGCAACCGGTTCTGA
- a CDS encoding GDSL-type esterase/lipase family protein → MNTEHDWITTPVTADILRGFLDVEPTAHGLLPHRLPARARRQIPDNQLAVAEAQPSGVRLSFRTRATAIELDTLPTKRVYRGFPAPADGVYDLLVDGRLAAQATVPGGNVRTITDMVTQSAELREGPVGTARFTGLPAREKDIEIWLPHTEITELIALRTDSPVEPARDSGRRVWLHHGSSISHGSNAAHPTAIWPALAAAQGEVELVNLGFGGSALLDPFTARAMRDTPADLISVKIGINVVNSDVMRLRAFTPAVHGFLDTIREGHPTTPLLVVSPVLCPVQEDTPGPLAPDFEGGTLRFKATGDPAERAAGRLTLNVIRDELARIVEQRTADDPNLHYLDGRDLYGEKDYAEFPLPDEVHPDPAGHRRIGENFARLVFGDGGPFAAETG, encoded by the coding sequence GTGAACACCGAACACGACTGGATTACCACACCTGTCACCGCGGACATACTGCGTGGATTCCTCGACGTGGAACCGACCGCACACGGCCTGCTGCCGCATCGACTGCCCGCTCGGGCCCGCCGGCAGATCCCTGACAACCAACTGGCCGTGGCCGAGGCCCAGCCCTCCGGCGTGCGGCTGTCCTTCCGTACCCGGGCCACCGCCATCGAACTGGACACGCTGCCCACCAAGCGGGTCTACCGAGGTTTCCCGGCCCCGGCGGACGGCGTCTACGACCTGCTGGTCGACGGCCGGCTCGCCGCCCAGGCCACAGTGCCCGGCGGTAACGTCCGCACGATCACCGACATGGTCACCCAGTCCGCCGAGCTGCGTGAGGGGCCCGTCGGCACCGCCCGGTTCACCGGTCTACCGGCGCGTGAGAAGGACATCGAGATCTGGCTTCCGCATACAGAGATCACCGAGCTGATCGCTCTGCGTACCGATTCCCCGGTCGAGCCGGCGCGGGACAGCGGGCGCAGGGTATGGCTGCACCACGGCAGTTCCATCAGCCACGGCTCGAACGCCGCCCACCCGACCGCGATCTGGCCCGCCCTGGCCGCGGCCCAGGGCGAAGTGGAGCTGGTCAACCTGGGGTTCGGCGGCAGCGCGCTGCTCGACCCGTTCACCGCACGCGCAATGCGAGACACCCCTGCGGACCTGATCAGCGTCAAGATCGGCATCAACGTCGTCAACTCCGACGTGATGCGCCTGCGCGCCTTCACCCCCGCGGTCCACGGCTTCCTCGACACCATCCGCGAGGGGCATCCGACCACACCGCTGCTGGTCGTGTCCCCCGTCCTGTGCCCGGTCCAGGAGGACACTCCCGGCCCCCTCGCGCCCGACTTCGAGGGCGGGACATTGCGGTTCAAGGCCACGGGCGATCCTGCCGAACGCGCTGCCGGGCGCCTGACGCTCAACGTCATCCGCGACGAACTCGCCCGGATCGTCGAACAGCGCACGGCTGACGACCCGAACCTGCACTACCTCGACGGCCGTGACCTCTACGGCGAGAAGGACTACGCCGAATTCCCGCTGCCCGACGAGGTCCATCCTGATCCCGCAGGGCACCGCCGCATCGGCGAGAACTTCGCGCGGCTCGTCTTCGGCGATGGTGGTCCCTTCGCCGCCGAGACGGGCTGA
- a CDS encoding TetR/AcrR family transcriptional regulator, giving the protein MVRVGLTTERLTRAGAELADEIGFDQVTLSALARRFDVKVASLYSHLKNSQDLKTRIALLALEELADRVAAALAGRAGKDALAAFADAYRDYAREHPGRYDAARLRLDPETAAASAGVRHAQMTRAILRGYDLPEPDQTHAVRMLGSVFHGYVSLEMAGGFSHTAVDSQESWAWILDSLDVLLRNRTKP; this is encoded by the coding sequence ATGGTTCGCGTGGGGCTGACCACGGAGCGCCTGACGCGTGCCGGGGCGGAACTGGCCGACGAGATCGGCTTCGACCAGGTGACCCTCTCGGCGCTCGCCCGGCGGTTCGATGTCAAGGTCGCGAGTCTGTATTCGCACCTGAAGAACTCCCAGGACCTCAAGACCAGGATCGCCCTGCTCGCGCTGGAGGAACTCGCCGACCGGGTCGCCGCCGCGCTGGCAGGGCGGGCCGGCAAGGACGCCCTGGCCGCCTTTGCGGATGCCTACCGCGACTACGCCCGGGAGCATCCCGGCCGCTACGACGCCGCCCGACTCAGGCTCGACCCCGAGACCGCGGCCGCCAGTGCCGGGGTGCGGCACGCACAGATGACGCGGGCGATCCTGCGCGGCTACGACCTGCCGGAGCCGGACCAGACACACGCGGTCCGGATGCTGGGCAGCGTCTTCCACGGCTACGTCAGCCTGGAGATGGCCGGAGGCTTCAGTCACACCGCCGTCGACTCTCAGGAATCCTGGGCCTGGATCCTGGATTCCCTCGATGTTCTGTTGCGGAACCGGACCAAGCCTTGA
- a CDS encoding 2-phosphosulfolactate phosphatase: MNARFLGIVELTEAPSVTVVVDVMRAFTVAAWAFGQGAEKIVLAESLDEALALKARHPDWVALKDGPLAPGFDTVNSPGLLRSVDLAGRTVVQKTTAGTVGALAVKEASLVLCASFVVAEATARLLRTHECDSVTFVVTGEDGQADEDLACAQYIARRATGDGTNAGEFLRRADESRAASELREGVRQGVHPDDVALCLELDRFPFAMVATLEDSFMILRPCAVPSLTDETSI, translated from the coding sequence ATGAACGCTCGCTTCCTTGGTATTGTCGAGCTGACCGAAGCCCCGTCCGTGACGGTCGTTGTCGACGTCATGCGTGCTTTCACGGTGGCTGCCTGGGCCTTTGGTCAGGGGGCGGAGAAGATCGTTCTTGCTGAGTCTTTGGACGAAGCGCTGGCGCTCAAGGCTCGCCACCCGGATTGGGTGGCACTCAAGGACGGTCCGCTCGCGCCCGGGTTCGACACCGTCAACTCTCCGGGCCTGTTGCGGTCTGTTGACCTTGCTGGGCGGACCGTTGTGCAGAAGACCACGGCAGGGACGGTCGGCGCCCTCGCCGTCAAGGAGGCGTCGCTGGTGCTGTGCGCCAGTTTCGTGGTGGCGGAGGCGACGGCTCGGCTCTTGCGGACACACGAGTGTGACAGCGTCACGTTCGTGGTCACTGGCGAAGACGGGCAGGCCGACGAAGATCTGGCGTGCGCTCAATACATCGCCCGCCGGGCCACAGGGGACGGGACGAATGCAGGTGAGTTCCTTCGCCGCGCCGACGAGTCGCGTGCTGCCTCCGAGTTGAGGGAGGGTGTGCGCCAAGGGGTCCATCCTGATGACGTCGCACTCTGCCTTGAGCTCGACCGATTCCCCTTCGCCATGGTGGCGACCTTGGAAGACTCGTTCATGATCCTCCGTCCGTGCGCCGTGCCTTCGCTGACCGACGAGACTTCGATCTGA